GGGGCCCCCCCCTTGTTTCTACTATCGCTGCTTGACCAATTCCGACTTATCGTCGCCCCTTTTTCGAACGTTTTAGGGGCGAGACCATCACGGTAGAACGTCGGGGACAGGTCAGAGGGCGCCGTACTGGGGGGCGACGACCTCGGCGAAACGTCTCAGCTTGGCCATCGACCTCATGTCCATGGACTCTGGGTCCAGAGGTACGAGCAGAATGGCCTTGGAGGACATGATCTGGTCGTTGACGTTCTCGAGGAACATCTGGACCTTGAGAAAATCATTGAATGTGGCGAGGTACTCAATGCCCTCGAGGAGGACCACGGCATTCTTCTTTCCCAGCAGGAACGAGCCTATGCGCTGGGAGATCCTCTGTAACTGATTTGGAGGTATGTTGTTTATGCCGTAACGCTCACTCAGCCAGGCAGATTCGACCGTCATTCCGGGCATCCTCTCCTGCAACAGGTCGGGATGGAGACGGGTAACGCAGAGGGTCTTGGATCCCGAGTAATGGAACTCCTGCAGGATGCGCAGCGTTCGGTCCAGTCTCTTTTCGCAGACTAGGTATATCCTGCCATAATCGAACAGGAACTCTGGGTCCCCTGAATTGACGCCCAGGGCGTTGATGCTATTCGTATGGCCTCTTTGGGGAATGGGCAAAGGGAGGTCACTTCCATATTCCCAGAATCAATTCTGGTGCATATTGAACATTAGCTTTGACATATAAAAAACCAACCACATAAACATTTTGGACTTTAGATATATCTCAGCCCTGCCGTCCGCCGGGAAGGGGGGGAAAGAGGGTTGGGGCCCTCATTGGGACCCGTTCATATCTCCATGGAGGTACTTGGCATAGCCACCCATGTCCAGCAGGCCGTGTCCGGAGAGGTTGAACACGATGGTCTGTTCCTCGCCCTTCCGCTTGGCCTCGAGCGCCAGGTCCATGGCCGCCTTGATGGCGTGCGAGGACTCGGGCGCGGGGATGATGCCCTCGGTGCGGGCGAAGGTGACCGCCGCCTCGAAGGTCTGGTTCTGCTCGTAAGAGACCGCCCTGGCGAAGCCTTGAGCGGCGACCGCAGAGACCGCTGGAGCCATACCGTGGTACCTTAGCCCGCCGGCGTGGATGGGGGAGGGTACGAAGTCATGTCCCAGGGTGTACATCTTAAGCAGAGGGGTCATGCCCGCGGTGTCGCCGAAGTCGTAGCGGTTCTCGCCCTTGGTCATCGAGGGAACGGACGATGGCTCGACGGCGATGAACTCGGTGTCGATCTTTCCCTTTATCTTATCTCCAATCATGGGGAAGGAGAAACCGGCGAAGTTGCTGCCGCCGCCTACGCAGCCGATCATATAGTCGGGGACGAGATCGATCATCTCCAGCTGCTTCTTGACCTCCTGCCCGATGACCGTCTGGTGCAGCATAACGTGGTTCAGTACGCTCCCCAGGGAGTACTTGGTGTTGGGCTGGCTCACGCACATCTCGATAGCCTCGGAGATAGCTATGCCCAGCGTTCCGGGGTGGTCCGGCCTTTCTTTCAGGACCTT
The DNA window shown above is from Methanomassiliicoccus sp. and carries:
- a CDS encoding DUF835 domain-containing protein, with the translated sequence MPIPQRGHTNSINALGVNSGDPEFLFDYGRIYLVCEKRLDRTLRILQEFHYSGSKTLCVTRLHPDLLQERMPGMTVESAWLSERYGINNIPPNQLQRISQRIGSFLLGKKNAVVLLEGIEYLATFNDFLKVQMFLENVNDQIMSSKAILLVPLDPESMDMRSMAKLRRFAEVVAPQYGAL
- a CDS encoding TrpB-like pyridoxal phosphate-dependent enzyme, which codes for MAINPNDKVMLNVDDIPRQWYNIAADLPLPIPPPLNPQTMEPAKPEDLAAIFPKAAIAQEMSTDRYIDIPEEVRDAYLMLGRPSPLQRARRLEAYLKTPAKIYFKREDLSPAGSHKPNSAIAQAYYNMKEGVENLTTETGAGQWGSALALSCAHFDMNCTVFMVRVSYDQKPFRRLIMETYGSKVHASPSSVTEFGRKVLKERPDHPGTLGIAISEAIEMCVSQPNTKYSLGSVLNHVMLHQTVIGQEVKKQLEMIDLVPDYMIGCVGGGSNFAGFSFPMIGDKIKGKIDTEFIAVEPSSVPSMTKGENRYDFGDTAGMTPLLKMYTLGHDFVPSPIHAGGLRYHGMAPAVSAVAAQGFARAVSYEQNQTFEAAVTFARTEGIIPAPESSHAIKAAMDLALEAKRKGEEQTIVFNLSGHGLLDMGGYAKYLHGDMNGSQ